CTGGTCGTGAAACAGAAGAATTCGTGAAGAAACTCGATTTCGGTAAGAAAGTGAACGTGTTCATGGTGAATGAAAGCGGTGCTTCCGTTTATTCGGCATCGGAAGTAGCGAGAGAAGAGTTCCCTGATTTCGATGTCACTGTTCGTGGCGCTGTATCTATCGGTCGCAGACTGATCGATCCACTGGCTGAGCTGGTGAAGATAGACCCTAAAGCGATCGGTGTAGGTCAGTACCAGCACGACGTCAACCAGTCAAGCCTTAAACAGAGCCTGGACAGAGTGGTGGTAAGCTGCGTGAACAATGTGGGTGTAAACCTGAACACGGCTTCCAAACACCTGTTGGCATATGTATCCGGTCTCGGGCCATCCCTGGCGGAAAACATCGTGAAATACCGCAAGGAAAACGGTGCATTCAGAAACCGTACGCAGCTGAAGAAAGTAAGCCGCCTGGGGGATAAAGCATTCGAACAGTGTGCGGGTTTCTTACGCATTGAAAATGGAGACAATCCGCTGGATAACTCCGCTGTACACCCTGAGCGTTATGCCCTGATCGAAAACATGGCTGCAAAACAACAGTGTACTGTACAGGACCTGATGGCGAAAGAAGAACTGCGCAGGAAGATCAATCCAAAAGAATATGTAAGCGAAGAGGTTGGTCTGCTGACGCTGGAAGACATCCTGAAAGAGCTCGACAAACCAAGCCGTGACCCACGTGATGAGATAGCTATCTTCGAATATGCGGAAGGTATCCACAAGATGGAAGACCTGAAAGTCGGCATGACACTGCCTGGTGTGGTAACCAACATTACCAATTTCGGTGCATTTGTGGATGTTGGCGTAAAACAGGACGGTCTGGTGCATATTTCTCACCTGAGCAACCGTTTTATCAGCAATCCTAATGAAGCAGTAAAACTGAACCAGAAAGTGACTGTGACGGTACTGGAAGTAGATCCTTCCCGTAAGCGTATCTCATTATCCATGAAGGATAACGAAGCGCCACAGGCAGGGGGCGGTCAGCGCAGGGAAAGAAGAGAAGGTGGTAACAACAGCGGCAACAACAGCAAACCTGGTAAGCAGGGGGCGCCGGCACCACTGAACGACTTCCAGGCGAAACTGGCGGAACTGAAGAAGAAGTTCAACTAAGTAATGCAATGAAGCAATAACAAAATAGGCTGTCCGCGATGTGTGGACAGCCTGTTTTCTTTTCAGATAATTTCCGTTAAGTAAGATGCCGTGATCAGGACGGGAACTTCATTTTCCAGCGTTTCAGCTTCTCAGGAAAGGCAGAATCCCCCTTCTCACTATATAGTTTTACGACGCCGTTTACGGCAATACCGATATAAATGATATCCCGGCGCATATCAATCGCCAGCGCTGCTTCGTCGGCTCCGCAAAAGTGGCGACGGCACCCCTGGTTATAGAGCAGGTCATTTTCCAGTTCTACAGGCGGCGTCACATCAAAACGCTCTGTAAAAGCAGGATTTTCTGCATCCAGCAATGCCTTTATACGCGAGCGGAGTGGTTCCTGCTGCAGCATGCCTGTCTCAACAATATATTTACCTTCAAACTGTTCGAATGATTTCCAGGAAGCAACCTGGGTGGGTTCAACGGTATCAGCGATGGTTATCATGGTGTCTGTTGCAGGCGGAGGTGTGTTTCCTTTCTCCTTACTGTCTTTATTGACAACCGGTTCTTTGCATCCTAGAATACAGGCAGCGACGACATATAATACTGCCAGATGTTTGTTCATGGTCATGATCTCAAATACGAATTGCTTGCTGCGCATTACGATGAAACTTCCTGAGCATGATTCGGCTCGTGATACGCAGGTTTATTTTCCTTTAAATACGGGTGTTCTCTTATCAACAAAAGCCTGCATGCCTTCTTTCTGATCTTCCGAGGCAAACAGGAGATAAAAATTTTTACGTTCGAATTGCAGTCCTTCTTCAAGGGTGCTGTCAAATGCTTTCAATACAGATTCTTTAGCCATTTTCACTGCCAATGGACTAAGTGCAGCTACTGCTGATGCCAACCGGATGGCTTCATTCAGGAAAAGTTCCACCGGTACGACCCTGTTGATAAGACCTGCATGTAATGCTTCTTCTGCGGTGATAAAGCGACCTGTTAATACCATCTCCATGGCCAGGGCTTTTCCTACTGCACGGGTAAGCCGCTGTGTCCCGCCGGCTCCCGGCATCACGCCGATCTTTATTTCCGGCTGTCCGAATCGCGCTGTTTCACTGGCTACGATCATATCGCAGAGCATGACCAGTTCACATCCCCCTCCCAGCGCGAAACCGCTTACTGCCGCAATCAACGGCTTTTTCGTTTTTTTTATTGTGTCCCATGTACTGAATTGATCAATATTATACATGTCTATGGCAGTCTTTCCCGCCATTTGTTTGATATCGGCACCTGCGGCAAATGCTTTTTCATTACCGCTGATGACGATCGCACGTACATGATCATCCGCGTCCAGCAACTTTAATGCGTCCCTGAGTTCTGCCATCAGTTCAAGGTTGAGTGCATTGAGTTCTTTGGGGCGGTTTAACTGGATATGAGCCACGTGGGGGGCTACCTGCTGGTGTATGATTATAAACTGTGGTTGCATTCCGTAATTTACGGATTTAATACCGTCATTATTACCATAA
The DNA window shown above is from Chitinophaga agri and carries:
- a CDS encoding enoyl-CoA hydratase-related protein yields the protein MQPQFIIIHQQVAPHVAHIQLNRPKELNALNLELMAELRDALKLLDADDHVRAIVISGNEKAFAAGADIKQMAGKTAIDMYNIDQFSTWDTIKKTKKPLIAAVSGFALGGGCELVMLCDMIVASETARFGQPEIKIGVMPGAGGTQRLTRAVGKALAMEMVLTGRFITAEEALHAGLINRVVPVELFLNEAIRLASAVAALSPLAVKMAKESVLKAFDSTLEEGLQFERKNFYLLFASEDQKEGMQAFVDKRTPVFKGK
- a CDS encoding Tex family protein; amino-acid sequence: MNSKHIALISAELNISARQAENTMNLLAEGSTVPFISRYRKEVTGSLDEVQIGKIEDLQKRYKEVDERRAFIIKTITDQEKMTPELLEKIESTWALTELEDIYLPYKPKRKTRGTQAIEKGLEPLAKLLFEQQEGAPLTAAEGFLNEQVASTDEALKGARDIIAEWINENAEVRDKLRKLFTHTSKLTSKVIEGKEEEGAKYKDYFDFSEEIHAIPSHRALAILRGEAEGFLYATINPVEEEATDIINKQFVKGNNESSKQVEKAAADSYKRLLRPSLENEFRALTKEKSDTEAIEVFAENLRQLLLAAPLGPKPVIAIDPGYRTGCKVVALDNQGNMLDNDVIYPLEKNYKRDDAEALLKKWVERYDTAAIAVGNGTAGRETEEFVKKLDFGKKVNVFMVNESGASVYSASEVAREEFPDFDVTVRGAVSIGRRLIDPLAELVKIDPKAIGVGQYQHDVNQSSLKQSLDRVVVSCVNNVGVNLNTASKHLLAYVSGLGPSLAENIVKYRKENGAFRNRTQLKKVSRLGDKAFEQCAGFLRIENGDNPLDNSAVHPERYALIENMAAKQQCTVQDLMAKEELRRKINPKEYVSEEVGLLTLEDILKELDKPSRDPRDEIAIFEYAEGIHKMEDLKVGMTLPGVVTNITNFGAFVDVGVKQDGLVHISHLSNRFISNPNEAVKLNQKVTVTVLEVDPSRKRISLSMKDNEAPQAGGGQRRERREGGNNSGNNSKPGKQGAPAPLNDFQAKLAELKKKFN